A part of Doryrhamphus excisus isolate RoL2022-K1 chromosome 8, RoL_Dexc_1.0, whole genome shotgun sequence genomic DNA contains:
- the LOC131134426 gene encoding eukaryotic translation initiation factor 4 gamma 1-like isoform X2 → MNKAPQPGTGPPSTPHPAPSPGLSQSSFPPGQPPSIVFATPPAPQMNPTPQPRQFASGPRPIHQQPYYSNRASLPPSSGPRGVPPNSAPRPVTPTHVYQPGPGSQMMMIPGQQLPFPSSPQGAAYFISGQYRSPTYVATPQQYPVPAGTPGFYPGTSPAEYSTYAGAYYPAQPQFTPPVQAAPVIMNPAPQQQQPPPQPPQHIHTKRERKQIIIRDPNQGGRDITEEIMSGGRTGSTPTPPQTAVSGSDSTGVATANAECVPAAVAPAPVRADDRENPLLPHLPQPPDTVKNDCHPTEATSSDMNINPTAPPLVSEAPGTPCNSLSSPVPNVPIADVMDAPKLPRVFTSEPQSAPEVPAYPAPIPDPVPTSTGQEIPERTATRLDEEVVKEEDIQPEDVSSLREKSYTPSAISNGMAGNEPERPLATLPSSCLEAPLESPIAQPEELRLPNGLPLPFLQDPEAPAITTEECDDSPIAEPDVKSYEATTKAVPTSVVKTSTAPVGESASTVSPAVPTEPTAQTGPSQPEVHETVHPVSLDTKKDTTMPESNAKGETSSPGPVDDHTPEMVIGPPQIVPTALVETTMQAAVSVPKKKRKMKDLNKKEAVGDLLDAFKEEKVVVPPAPEIVTAPSAETQPPAPPPAVEDADLTWEDKEDKLDAENIQPDDPEQTATDKKYQYKEEQWQPVNPEEKKKYDRSFLLRFQFASVSMNKPEGLPAISDVVLDKANKTPLRQLDPSRLPGMNCGPDFTPSFANLGRPGMGVGSRGPPPGMGAMVGGPRRSQQMQRKEPRKIITSMSLNDDVKLNKAEKAWKPSVKKSMCSRTPAETADTDPDQLKTQELFKSVRSILNKLTPQKFQQLMKQVTELKIDTEERLKGVIDLTFEKAISEPDFSVAYASMCRCVMGLKVQATDKPGDTVNFRKLLLNRCQKEFEKDKDDNEIFEKKQKELEAATEEEKKQRLMEELEEAKYKARKRSLGNIKFIGELFKFNMLTEVIMHDCIVKLLKNHDEESLECLCRLLSTIGKDLDFEKAKPRMDQYFNQMEKIIKERKTTSRIRFMLQDVVDLRENNWVPRRGDQGPKTIDQIHKEAELEEHREQMKVQQALISKKESVGGPGSRMGGPGSGSRGGPHTPSRGVSPQGDGWNTVTICKNRPYDGSRLSKITKTSAFDAHSQCLAPGGKGALSWGRGSSGGSSTKAPDSGPETGARPATSTLNRYSALQQSASGSSLESDRRVPQRNSSSRERGEQFDRSDHGLDRRDDRDRHRIQVAPTRSFSRENERSRERADPVRRVANRTDDRDQGRENVRRETSSTPPPTQVSTKPSLTVEELTKKSKAIIEEYLHNIDIKEPLQCVQEINCPQMLSVFVQCGLELTLERSNLARENMGRLLQQLMKAGILPVQQFYKGLHEILEIADEMAIDIPHIWLYLAELITPMLHEGGIPMGQLFKEISKPLISMGKAGDLLALILNLLCKGMSHKKVGTMWREAELQWKDFLPEDVDVNKFVTQKNVAFTLSEEPEKSKKKEMSCAELTKQLERLIQDKADNQRMLDWIEANLDEQQTASHMFIRALMTCICQSAIICDNPYKVNDEVISQRAKLMQKFLNDEQKELQALYALQALMVHMEQPANLLRMFFDTLYDEEVIREEAFYKWESSKDPAEEQGKGVALMSVTGFFTWLHQEDESDNV, encoded by the exons ATGAATAAAGCACCACAGCCTGGAACAGGACCCCCCTCTACCCCtcaccccgccccctcccctggCCTTTCACAG TCCTCATTCCCCCCTGGGCAGCCCCCTTCTATTGTGTTTGCCACCCCACCGGCCCCACAAATGAACCCAACGCCTCAGCCCAGACAG TTTGCCTCAGGGCCCAGGCCTATACATCAACAG CCCTACTACAGCAATCGAGCAAGTCTGCCTCCGAGTAGCGGGCCTCGTGGCGTTCCACCAAACAGTGCTCCTCGGCCTGTGACTCCCACCCACGTGTACCAGCCGGGCCCTGGTTCCCAAATGATGATGATCCCAGGACAGCAGTTGCCCTTCCCCAGCTCACCACAGGGAGCAGCCTATTTTATATCAGGACAG TATCGCTCGCCGACCTACGTGGCCACACCCCAGCAATACCCTGTACCAGCTGGGACTCCAGGTTTCTACCCGGGCACCAGCCCCGCTGAATACAGTACTTACG CGGGGGCCTACTATCCAGCCCAGCCTCAGTTTACCCCTCCAGTGCAGGCGGCACCCGTCATCATGAACCCGGCCCCTCAACAGCAGCAACCGCCGCCTCAACCTCCCCAACACATCCACACCAAACGGGAACGTAAACAG ataaTAATAAGAGACCCAAACCAAGGTGGTCGAGACATTACAGAGGAGATTATGTCAGGGGGCCGCACCGGGTCTACCCCAACCCCACCACAG ACTGCCGTATCTGGATCAGACAGTACAGGAGTGGCCACAGCTAATGCTGAGTGTGTCCCAGCTGCTGTTGCACCAGCACCGGTTAGAGCAG ATGACAGAGAAAATCCTTTGCTGCCTCATCTGCCTCAGCCCCCTGATACTGTTAAGAATGACTGCCACCCCACAGAGGCCACCTCCTctgacatgaacattaatcccACTGCACCTCCTCTCGTATCAGAAGCCCCAGGAACCCCTTGCAACTCTCTTTCTAGCCCTGTGCCCAATGTTCCCATCGCAGACGTAATGGATGCCCCCAAACTTCCTAGAGTATTCACTTCTGAGCCCCAATCTGCGCCCGAGGTGCCTGCATACCCTGCACCCATTCCTGATCCTGTGCCTACCTCCACTGGACAGGAAATCCCAGAAAGGACAGCAACAAGGCTTGATGAGGAGGTGGTAAAAGAGGAGGACATTCAGCCAGAGGATGTTTCTTCTTTACGGGAGAAATCCTACACTCCTTCCGCCATCTCAAACGGCATGGCTGGGAATGAGCCAGAGCGGCCTTTGGCCACATTACCATCTAGTTGCCTGGAGGCCCCTCTGGAGTCTCCCATTGCTCAGCCTGAGGAGCTCCGCCTTCCCAATGGTTTGCCACTTCCATTCCTGCAAGACCCGGAGGCCCCGGCTATTACTACGGAAGAGTGCGATGACAGCCCCATCGCTGAGCCTGACGTGAAAAGCTACGAAGCCACCACTAAGGCAGTGCCTACATCAGTCGTGAAAACAAGTACAGCACCTGTTGGTGAGTCGGCATCGACCGTCAGTCCAGCGGTTCCCACTGAACCTACTGCCCAGACGGGACCTTCCCAGCCTGAGGTCCATGAAACGGTTCATCCTGTGTCCCTTGACACCAAGAAGGATACCACAATGCCCGAGTCCAACGCCAAAGGAGAAACATCATCTCCAGGCCCAGTGGATGACCATACCCCAGAGATGGTGATCGGTCCTCCCCAGATAGTACCCACAGCCCTCGTAGAAACTACTATGCAAG ctgctgtgtctgtgccaaagaaaaagaggaaaatgaAGGATTTGAACAAAAAGGAAGCAGTGGGAGATCTATTAGATgcatttaaagag GAGAAGGTAGTTGTACCACCAGCACCTGAGATTGTCACAGCACCATCAGCTGAAACCCaacctcctgctcctcctccagcagtAGAGGATGCAGACCTGACCTGGGAGGACAAGGAGGACAAGCTGGATGCCGAGAATATTCAGCCAGATGATCCTGAGCAGACTGCAACCGACAAGAAGTACCAGTATAAAGAAG aacAATGGCAGCCAGTCAATccagaagagaagaaaaaatatGACAGGAGTTTTCTGCTGCGTTTCCAGTTCGCCTCGGTCAGCATGAACAAGCCGGAGGGTCTTCCTGCTATCAGTGATGTTGTCCTGGACAAG GCTAATAAGACTCCTCTGCGCCAGCTTGACCCCAGTCGGCTACCTGGGATGAACTGTGGTCCGGATTTCACACCTTCCTTTGCCAACCTTGGCAGGCCGGGTATGGGGGTAGGAAGTAGAGGACCA CCTCCAGGTATGGGAGCTATGGTAGGTGGCCCACGTCGCTCTCAACAGATGCAAAGGAAAGAGCCAAGGAAAATCATTACCAGCATGTCACTCAACGACGACGTGAAGCTGAACAAGGCAGAGAAGGCATGGAAGCCTTCAGTGAAAAAATCTATGTGTAGTCGTACACCAGCTGAGACTGCAGATACTGATCCAGATCAACTAAAAACACAGGAATTGTTTAAAAGCGTCCGCAGTATTCTCAACAAACTGACCCCTCAAAAGTTTCAGCAGCTGATGAAACAAGTCACAGAACTTAAGATTGACACTGAGGAGAGGTTGAAAGGTGTCATCGACCTCACCTTTGAAAAGGCTATCTCTGAACCTGACTTTTCCGTGGCCTACGCCAGTATGTGCCGCTGTGTTATGGGG CTGAAAGTCCAAGCTACAGATAAGCCGGGAGACACTGTGAATTTCAGGAAGCTGCTACTGAATCGATGTCAGAAAGAGTTTGAGAAGGATAAAGATGACAATGAGATTTTTGAGAAGAAGCAAAAAGAGCTGGAGGCCGCCACAGAG GAGGAGAAGAAGCAACGGTTAATGGAAGAGCTGGAAGAGGCAAAATACAAGGCTAGGAAGCGCTCACTCGGGAATATTAAATTCATTGGTgagctttttaagtttaatatGCTCACAGAAGTCATCATGCACGACTGCATCGTAAAACTACTCAAAAACCACGACGAGGAGTCCCTAGAGTGCCTGTGCAGACTGTTGTCCACCATTGGCAAGGACCTAGACTTCGAGAAGGCCAAG CCTCGCATGGACCAGTACTTCAATCAGATGGAGAAAATAATAAAGGAGAGGAAGACCACCTCCAGGATCCGCTTTATGTTACAAGATGTGGTAGACCTTCGAGAG AATAACTGGGTGCCCAGACGAGGCGACCAAGGCCCCAAGACTATTGACCAGATCCACAAAGAAGCTGAGCTGGAAGAGCACAGAGAGCAGATGAAAGTGCAGCAAGCTCTCATCTCCAAGAAGGAGTCTGTTGGTGGGCCAGGAAGTAGGATGGGTGGACCAGGATCAGGGAGTCGTGGGGGACCTCACACTCCTAGTCGCGGTGTTTCCCCGCAAGGTGACGGCTGGAACACAGTCACCATTTGCAAGAACCGACCTTATGACGGCTCACGCCTTAGTAAAATCACAAAG ACATCTGCTTTTGATGCCCACAGTCAGTGTCTTGCTCCCGGAGGCAAGGGCGCTTTGAGCTGGGGTAGAGGAAGCAGCGGGGGTAGCAGCACTAAGGCTCCTGATTCCG GTCCAGAAACGGGTGCCCGTCCGGCTACCAGCACTCTCAACAGGTACTCGGCTCTGCAGCAGTCCGCGTCAGGTTCTTCACTGGAGTCGGACAGGCGTGTTCCTCAGAG AAACAGCTCAAGCCGAGAACGAGGGGAGCAGTTTGATCGCTCCGATCACGGTCTTGACCGACGCGATGACAGGGATCGACACCGGATACAGGTTGCACCTACACGCAGCTTCAGTCGGGAAAATGAGCGGAGTCGGGAGCGGGCAGATCCAGTCCGCAGAGTAGCTAACAGGACAGATGACAGAGATCAGGGCAGAGAGAACG TGAGGAGGGAAACATCTTCCACACCTCCACCTACCCAGGTCTCCACCAAGCCTTCACTGACCGTGGAAGAGCTAACCAAGAAATCCAAAGCCATCATCGAAGAATACCTCCATAACATTGATATCAAG GAGCCTTTACAGTGTGTCCAGGAAATCAACTGTCCTCAAATGCTGTCTGTGTTTGTCCAATGTGGGCTGGAGCTGACGCTGGAGCGTAGCAACCTGGCCAGAGAGAACATGGGCAGGCTGCTGCAGCAGCTCATGAAGGCCGGCATCCTTCCGGTACAGCAGTTCTACAAAGG GCTTCATGAAATCCTGGAGATAGCTGATGAAATGGCAATAGATATCCCTCACATCTGGCTCTACCTGGCAGAACTGATAACCCCCATGCTCCACGAGGGAGGGATCCCCATGGGACAGCTTTTCAA GGAGATTTCAAAGCCATTGATATCCATGGGCAAAGCTGGAGACCTGCTGGCCCTGATCCTCAATTTACTCTGCAAAGGAATG AGCCATAAGAAGGTGGGCACAATGTGGAGGGAGGCGGAACTCCAATGGAAAGACTTCCTCCCTGAGGACGTAGATGTCAACAAGTTTGTGACACAAAAG AACGTGGCGTTCACACTGAGCGAAGAGCCTGAGAAAAGCAAAAAGAAGGAAATGAGTTGTGCAGAGCTGACCAAGCAGCTTGAAAGACTGATCCAGGATAAGGCTGACAACCAGAGAATGCTTGACTGGATTGAA GCCAATCTGGATGAGCAGCAGACCGCCTCCCACATGTTCATCAGAGCCTTGATGACCTGCATCTGCCAGTCGGCGATCATCT GTGACAATCCCTACAAGGTGAATGATGAGGTGATCAGCCAGAGGGCCAAGTTGATGCAGAAATTCCTAAATGATGAGCAAAAGGAGCTGCAGGCTCTCTATGCCCTCCAGGCTCTCATGGTACACATGGAGCAACCAGCCA ATCTGCTGCGAATGTTCTTCGACACGCTTTACGATGAGGAAGTCATCAGAGAAGAGGCCTTCTACAAGTGGGAGTCGAGCAAGGACCCCGCCGAGGAGCAGGGCAAGGGTGTGGCCCTCATGTCTGTCACGGGCTTCTTCACTTGGCTGCACCAGGAGGATGAATCCGACAACGTTTAA
- the LOC131134426 gene encoding eukaryotic translation initiation factor 4 gamma 1-like isoform X4 → MGNRGSQEGVDSQAGAYYPAQPQFTPPVQAAPVIMNPAPQQQQPPPQPPQHIHTKRERKQIIIRDPNQGGRDITEEIMSGGRTGSTPTPPQTAVSGSDSTGVATANAECVPAAVAPAPVRADDRENPLLPHLPQPPDTVKNDCHPTEATSSDMNINPTAPPLVSEAPGTPCNSLSSPVPNVPIADVMDAPKLPRVFTSEPQSAPEVPAYPAPIPDPVPTSTGQEIPERTATRLDEEVVKEEDIQPEDVSSLREKSYTPSAISNGMAGNEPERPLATLPSSCLEAPLESPIAQPEELRLPNGLPLPFLQDPEAPAITTEECDDSPIAEPDVKSYEATTKAVPTSVVKTSTAPVGESASTVSPAVPTEPTAQTGPSQPEVHETVHPVSLDTKKDTTMPESNAKGETSSPGPVDDHTPEMVIGPPQIVPTALVETTMQAAVSVPKKKRKMKDLNKKEAVGDLLDAFKEEKVVVPPAPEIVTAPSAETQPPAPPPAVEDADLTWEDKEDKLDAENIQPDDPEQTATDKKYQYKEEQWQPVNPEEKKKYDRSFLLRFQFASVSMNKPEGLPAISDVVLDKANKTPLRQLDPSRLPGMNCGPDFTPSFANLGRPGMGVGSRGPPPGMGAMVGGPRRSQQMQRKEPRKIITSMSLNDDVKLNKAEKAWKPSVKKSMCSRTPAETADTDPDQLKTQELFKSVRSILNKLTPQKFQQLMKQVTELKIDTEERLKGVIDLTFEKAISEPDFSVAYASMCRCVMGLKVQATDKPGDTVNFRKLLLNRCQKEFEKDKDDNEIFEKKQKELEAATEEEKKQRLMEELEEAKYKARKRSLGNIKFIGELFKFNMLTEVIMHDCIVKLLKNHDEESLECLCRLLSTIGKDLDFEKAKPRMDQYFNQMEKIIKERKTTSRIRFMLQDVVDLRENNWVPRRGDQGPKTIDQIHKEAELEEHREQMKVQQALISKKESVGGPGSRMGGPGSGSRGGPHTPSRGVSPQGDGWNTVTICKNRPYDGSRLSKITKTSAFDAHSQCLAPGGKGALSWGRGSSGGSSTKAPDSGPETGARPATSTLNRYSALQQSASGSSLESDRRVPQRNSSSRERGEQFDRSDHGLDRRDDRDRHRIQVAPTRSFSRENERSRERADPVRRVANRTDDRDQGRENVRRETSSTPPPTQVSTKPSLTVEELTKKSKAIIEEYLHNIDIKEPLQCVQEINCPQMLSVFVQCGLELTLERSNLARENMGRLLQQLMKAGILPVQQFYKGLHEILEIADEMAIDIPHIWLYLAELITPMLHEGGIPMGQLFKEISKPLISMGKAGDLLALILNLLCKGMSHKKVGTMWREAELQWKDFLPEDVDVNKFVTQKNVAFTLSEEPEKSKKKEMSCAELTKQLERLIQDKADNQRMLDWIEANLDEQQTASHMFIRALMTCICQSAIICDNPYKVNDEVISQRAKLMQKFLNDEQKELQALYALQALMVHMEQPANLLRMFFDTLYDEEVIREEAFYKWESSKDPAEEQGKGVALMSVTGFFTWLHQEDESDNV, encoded by the exons ATGGGGAATCGTGGGTCTCAGGAGGGGGTGGACTCACAGG CGGGGGCCTACTATCCAGCCCAGCCTCAGTTTACCCCTCCAGTGCAGGCGGCACCCGTCATCATGAACCCGGCCCCTCAACAGCAGCAACCGCCGCCTCAACCTCCCCAACACATCCACACCAAACGGGAACGTAAACAG ataaTAATAAGAGACCCAAACCAAGGTGGTCGAGACATTACAGAGGAGATTATGTCAGGGGGCCGCACCGGGTCTACCCCAACCCCACCACAG ACTGCCGTATCTGGATCAGACAGTACAGGAGTGGCCACAGCTAATGCTGAGTGTGTCCCAGCTGCTGTTGCACCAGCACCGGTTAGAGCAG ATGACAGAGAAAATCCTTTGCTGCCTCATCTGCCTCAGCCCCCTGATACTGTTAAGAATGACTGCCACCCCACAGAGGCCACCTCCTctgacatgaacattaatcccACTGCACCTCCTCTCGTATCAGAAGCCCCAGGAACCCCTTGCAACTCTCTTTCTAGCCCTGTGCCCAATGTTCCCATCGCAGACGTAATGGATGCCCCCAAACTTCCTAGAGTATTCACTTCTGAGCCCCAATCTGCGCCCGAGGTGCCTGCATACCCTGCACCCATTCCTGATCCTGTGCCTACCTCCACTGGACAGGAAATCCCAGAAAGGACAGCAACAAGGCTTGATGAGGAGGTGGTAAAAGAGGAGGACATTCAGCCAGAGGATGTTTCTTCTTTACGGGAGAAATCCTACACTCCTTCCGCCATCTCAAACGGCATGGCTGGGAATGAGCCAGAGCGGCCTTTGGCCACATTACCATCTAGTTGCCTGGAGGCCCCTCTGGAGTCTCCCATTGCTCAGCCTGAGGAGCTCCGCCTTCCCAATGGTTTGCCACTTCCATTCCTGCAAGACCCGGAGGCCCCGGCTATTACTACGGAAGAGTGCGATGACAGCCCCATCGCTGAGCCTGACGTGAAAAGCTACGAAGCCACCACTAAGGCAGTGCCTACATCAGTCGTGAAAACAAGTACAGCACCTGTTGGTGAGTCGGCATCGACCGTCAGTCCAGCGGTTCCCACTGAACCTACTGCCCAGACGGGACCTTCCCAGCCTGAGGTCCATGAAACGGTTCATCCTGTGTCCCTTGACACCAAGAAGGATACCACAATGCCCGAGTCCAACGCCAAAGGAGAAACATCATCTCCAGGCCCAGTGGATGACCATACCCCAGAGATGGTGATCGGTCCTCCCCAGATAGTACCCACAGCCCTCGTAGAAACTACTATGCAAG ctgctgtgtctgtgccaaagaaaaagaggaaaatgaAGGATTTGAACAAAAAGGAAGCAGTGGGAGATCTATTAGATgcatttaaagag GAGAAGGTAGTTGTACCACCAGCACCTGAGATTGTCACAGCACCATCAGCTGAAACCCaacctcctgctcctcctccagcagtAGAGGATGCAGACCTGACCTGGGAGGACAAGGAGGACAAGCTGGATGCCGAGAATATTCAGCCAGATGATCCTGAGCAGACTGCAACCGACAAGAAGTACCAGTATAAAGAAG aacAATGGCAGCCAGTCAATccagaagagaagaaaaaatatGACAGGAGTTTTCTGCTGCGTTTCCAGTTCGCCTCGGTCAGCATGAACAAGCCGGAGGGTCTTCCTGCTATCAGTGATGTTGTCCTGGACAAG GCTAATAAGACTCCTCTGCGCCAGCTTGACCCCAGTCGGCTACCTGGGATGAACTGTGGTCCGGATTTCACACCTTCCTTTGCCAACCTTGGCAGGCCGGGTATGGGGGTAGGAAGTAGAGGACCA CCTCCAGGTATGGGAGCTATGGTAGGTGGCCCACGTCGCTCTCAACAGATGCAAAGGAAAGAGCCAAGGAAAATCATTACCAGCATGTCACTCAACGACGACGTGAAGCTGAACAAGGCAGAGAAGGCATGGAAGCCTTCAGTGAAAAAATCTATGTGTAGTCGTACACCAGCTGAGACTGCAGATACTGATCCAGATCAACTAAAAACACAGGAATTGTTTAAAAGCGTCCGCAGTATTCTCAACAAACTGACCCCTCAAAAGTTTCAGCAGCTGATGAAACAAGTCACAGAACTTAAGATTGACACTGAGGAGAGGTTGAAAGGTGTCATCGACCTCACCTTTGAAAAGGCTATCTCTGAACCTGACTTTTCCGTGGCCTACGCCAGTATGTGCCGCTGTGTTATGGGG CTGAAAGTCCAAGCTACAGATAAGCCGGGAGACACTGTGAATTTCAGGAAGCTGCTACTGAATCGATGTCAGAAAGAGTTTGAGAAGGATAAAGATGACAATGAGATTTTTGAGAAGAAGCAAAAAGAGCTGGAGGCCGCCACAGAG GAGGAGAAGAAGCAACGGTTAATGGAAGAGCTGGAAGAGGCAAAATACAAGGCTAGGAAGCGCTCACTCGGGAATATTAAATTCATTGGTgagctttttaagtttaatatGCTCACAGAAGTCATCATGCACGACTGCATCGTAAAACTACTCAAAAACCACGACGAGGAGTCCCTAGAGTGCCTGTGCAGACTGTTGTCCACCATTGGCAAGGACCTAGACTTCGAGAAGGCCAAG CCTCGCATGGACCAGTACTTCAATCAGATGGAGAAAATAATAAAGGAGAGGAAGACCACCTCCAGGATCCGCTTTATGTTACAAGATGTGGTAGACCTTCGAGAG AATAACTGGGTGCCCAGACGAGGCGACCAAGGCCCCAAGACTATTGACCAGATCCACAAAGAAGCTGAGCTGGAAGAGCACAGAGAGCAGATGAAAGTGCAGCAAGCTCTCATCTCCAAGAAGGAGTCTGTTGGTGGGCCAGGAAGTAGGATGGGTGGACCAGGATCAGGGAGTCGTGGGGGACCTCACACTCCTAGTCGCGGTGTTTCCCCGCAAGGTGACGGCTGGAACACAGTCACCATTTGCAAGAACCGACCTTATGACGGCTCACGCCTTAGTAAAATCACAAAG ACATCTGCTTTTGATGCCCACAGTCAGTGTCTTGCTCCCGGAGGCAAGGGCGCTTTGAGCTGGGGTAGAGGAAGCAGCGGGGGTAGCAGCACTAAGGCTCCTGATTCCG GTCCAGAAACGGGTGCCCGTCCGGCTACCAGCACTCTCAACAGGTACTCGGCTCTGCAGCAGTCCGCGTCAGGTTCTTCACTGGAGTCGGACAGGCGTGTTCCTCAGAG AAACAGCTCAAGCCGAGAACGAGGGGAGCAGTTTGATCGCTCCGATCACGGTCTTGACCGACGCGATGACAGGGATCGACACCGGATACAGGTTGCACCTACACGCAGCTTCAGTCGGGAAAATGAGCGGAGTCGGGAGCGGGCAGATCCAGTCCGCAGAGTAGCTAACAGGACAGATGACAGAGATCAGGGCAGAGAGAACG TGAGGAGGGAAACATCTTCCACACCTCCACCTACCCAGGTCTCCACCAAGCCTTCACTGACCGTGGAAGAGCTAACCAAGAAATCCAAAGCCATCATCGAAGAATACCTCCATAACATTGATATCAAG GAGCCTTTACAGTGTGTCCAGGAAATCAACTGTCCTCAAATGCTGTCTGTGTTTGTCCAATGTGGGCTGGAGCTGACGCTGGAGCGTAGCAACCTGGCCAGAGAGAACATGGGCAGGCTGCTGCAGCAGCTCATGAAGGCCGGCATCCTTCCGGTACAGCAGTTCTACAAAGG GCTTCATGAAATCCTGGAGATAGCTGATGAAATGGCAATAGATATCCCTCACATCTGGCTCTACCTGGCAGAACTGATAACCCCCATGCTCCACGAGGGAGGGATCCCCATGGGACAGCTTTTCAA GGAGATTTCAAAGCCATTGATATCCATGGGCAAAGCTGGAGACCTGCTGGCCCTGATCCTCAATTTACTCTGCAAAGGAATG AGCCATAAGAAGGTGGGCACAATGTGGAGGGAGGCGGAACTCCAATGGAAAGACTTCCTCCCTGAGGACGTAGATGTCAACAAGTTTGTGACACAAAAG AACGTGGCGTTCACACTGAGCGAAGAGCCTGAGAAAAGCAAAAAGAAGGAAATGAGTTGTGCAGAGCTGACCAAGCAGCTTGAAAGACTGATCCAGGATAAGGCTGACAACCAGAGAATGCTTGACTGGATTGAA GCCAATCTGGATGAGCAGCAGACCGCCTCCCACATGTTCATCAGAGCCTTGATGACCTGCATCTGCCAGTCGGCGATCATCT GTGACAATCCCTACAAGGTGAATGATGAGGTGATCAGCCAGAGGGCCAAGTTGATGCAGAAATTCCTAAATGATGAGCAAAAGGAGCTGCAGGCTCTCTATGCCCTCCAGGCTCTCATGGTACACATGGAGCAACCAGCCA ATCTGCTGCGAATGTTCTTCGACACGCTTTACGATGAGGAAGTCATCAGAGAAGAGGCCTTCTACAAGTGGGAGTCGAGCAAGGACCCCGCCGAGGAGCAGGGCAAGGGTGTGGCCCTCATGTCTGTCACGGGCTTCTTCACTTGGCTGCACCAGGAGGATGAATCCGACAACGTTTAA